One Candidatus Tanganyikabacteria bacterium DNA segment encodes these proteins:
- a CDS encoding plasmid pRiA4b ORF-3 family protein has translation MYPYFELTVELLDISPRIWRRFLLPTSASFLDLHKAIQAASGCWKDYHLFEFSNGPTTNSEVIAGMPDDEAPEVPEAGVIALNHLFGADAEIGCIYRYDFGDCWRMKVSGKYSELPYKFKRCLLDGDRAFPPEDCGGTDGYDDCVLVATTGEDGDPITGRWLGRWKPDDWTLETAKRKFDR, from the coding sequence GTGTACCCCTACTTTGAACTGACCGTCGAATTGCTGGACATCTCGCCCCGAATCTGGCGGCGGTTCCTGCTCCCCACGTCGGCCAGCTTCCTCGATCTGCACAAGGCGATCCAGGCCGCCTCTGGCTGCTGGAAGGACTACCACCTGTTCGAGTTCAGCAATGGGCCGACAACCAATTCCGAAGTGATCGCCGGAATGCCAGACGATGAGGCCCCCGAAGTTCCCGAGGCAGGCGTCATAGCGCTCAACCATCTCTTCGGTGCTGATGCCGAGATCGGATGCATCTATCGGTACGACTTCGGTGACTGCTGGCGCATGAAGGTGAGTGGCAAGTACTCGGAACTGCCTTACAAGTTCAAACGGTGTCTCCTCGATGGGGACCGTGCCTTTCCCCCGGAAGACTGCGGCGGCACCGATGGTTATGACGATTGCGTTCTCGTCGCCACGACTGGCGAGGACGGAGACCCGATCACGGGAAGGTGGCTTGGTAGGTGGAAGCCAGACGACTGGACCCTTGAGACCGCCAAGAGGAAGTTTGACCGGTAA